The Bacteroidota bacterium genome segment TTTGTGTGTTGGTTCCAATGACTTTTTCAATTGTTGCCATTCCAACAAAAGAAAACTTAAGGACATTGTACTTTTCAGGAACTGAAATCTTGTACATACCGTTTTTATCGGTAGAAACACCTATCTGAGTTCCTTTCACAACAACTGTTACCCCAGGTAATGCATAGCCTTCTTTTGCACTTGTAACTTTTCCTGTTACTACCTTTTCTTGGGCATTTGCTACTTGCAATCCTAAATAAAATAGAAGTGCAAGTAAAATTGTAATTTTTTTCATAATTTAATTTTTTAGTTTAAAAAAGTTTAAGGTTTGTTAAAAGATTTTTTTTAGCAATTATATATTTTAGGAAGTGTCAAAATAATAATTGTTGCTTATAAGAAATTTTTTCATAACTCATTAAATGATTTATAAATTCAACTACAATTATAGGAGTTTTTTTTGTTCTAGCAAGGGAAATAATTAAAAAAATTTTAAAAAACTTCTTTTTTCTCTCATATTTACTATTATTTAATATACAAAAATAGTTAAATGTTTTATTAATTTGGTATAAAGTAAATCTTGTATTTAATTATATCCACAATCTATAAAGTGCTGTTTTTGCATTTGTTATAAATTAATATTTTATACATACTGTAAGTATTTAAACTATTATTAGTTTTGCAACAACATTCAAACAATTACATTTGTTGTTATACAATAAACTTTTACAATTATTAAATTTTTATGCAAGAAATCACGAATAGCTACAAAAAATATGGAAATGGCAAAACAGTTTTAATCTTGCATGGTTTGTTTGGAATGCTCGACAATTGGCATAGTTTTGCCAAATTACTTTCAAAAGATTATGAAGTTTATATTATTGATTTACGAAATCATGGGCGTTCTACTAAAACAAATAATCATAGCTATAAATTAATGTCAAATGATATTTTCAATTTCGTTCAAAAGCATAATATTAATAAGGTATCAATTATTGGTCACTCAATGGGAGGTAAACTTGCTATAAAATTTGCTACACTACATCCCAAATTGGTTGAAAAATTAGTTATTATTGATATTCTACCAATAAAATATGAGCTTCTGCAAGAGCATAAAATAATATTTAAAGCGATTGACTTCATTGATTCAAATGACTTTTACAATAGAAAGAAAGC includes the following:
- a CDS encoding alpha/beta fold hydrolase, which produces MQEITNSYKKYGNGKTVLILHGLFGMLDNWHSFAKLLSKDYEVYIIDLRNHGRSTKTNNHSYKLMSNDIFNFVQKHNINKVSIIGHSMGGKLAIKFATLHPKLVEKLVIIDILPIKYELLQEHKIIFKAIDFIDSNDFYNRKKADLKLSEIVNSMKLRIFLIKNLTKDKSGKIIWKFNSVALKQNIQNILGSIKIENKIQIPTLFIKAGKSDYIFKDKYNSIKASFENSKIIEIKDSTHWVHVDKAEKLLNILTNFLK